One Cryptosporangium minutisporangium DNA segment encodes these proteins:
- a CDS encoding ABC transporter ATP-binding protein produces MITATGVSWRYGSKLVIDGVDVDATPGRVLGLIGPNGSGKTTLLRLLHGALRSPTGNVRIDGAELATLPPREAARRLAVVVQETGGETSLTVGEMVLLGRGPHLSTFQRTGPADHAIAARALERVGASHLGARSFAELSGGERQRVLIARALTQEATHLLLDEPTNHLDIRYQHEILRLVQGLGTCSVVVLHDLNLAARYCDDLILLGDGEVVAAGPTSDVLDPAVLEPVYGIGIHRLELDGAIHLLFHPKGVLV; encoded by the coding sequence ATGATCACCGCCACCGGCGTCTCCTGGCGCTACGGCTCCAAGCTGGTCATCGACGGGGTCGACGTGGATGCCACACCTGGCCGGGTACTCGGACTGATCGGGCCGAACGGCAGCGGCAAGACCACGCTTCTTCGGCTGCTCCACGGCGCGCTGCGCAGCCCCACCGGGAACGTGCGCATCGACGGTGCGGAGCTGGCGACGTTACCGCCTCGGGAGGCCGCCCGCCGGCTGGCCGTCGTGGTTCAGGAGACCGGCGGCGAGACCTCGCTGACCGTCGGCGAAATGGTGCTCCTCGGCCGCGGGCCGCACCTGTCGACGTTCCAGCGCACCGGACCGGCGGATCACGCGATCGCCGCCCGCGCGCTGGAACGGGTCGGCGCCAGCCACCTGGGTGCCCGGTCGTTCGCGGAGCTGTCCGGCGGTGAGCGGCAACGGGTGCTCATCGCCCGCGCGCTGACCCAGGAGGCCACGCACCTGCTGCTCGACGAGCCGACCAATCACCTCGACATCCGCTACCAACACGAGATCCTCCGACTCGTGCAGGGCCTGGGGACGTGTTCGGTCGTCGTGCTCCATGACCTCAATCTGGCCGCGCGCTACTGCGACGACCTGATCCTGCTCGGCGACGGCGAGGTCGTGGCGGCCGGCCCGACGAGCGACGTCCTCGACCCGGCCGTCCTGGAACCGGTTTACGGAATCGGCATCCACCGGCTCGAACTCGACGGTGCGATCCACCTGCTGTTCCACCCGAAGGGAGTCCTCGTATGA
- a CDS encoding LysR substrate-binding domain-containing protein, with product MTASSDTLDDEGRTHLAVPWFLRRNRYGPGRPALGGGYPIRVSGIRTCGSSLAPRKPVDRLRDEPFVCLPGRSGMRGLLDSAPAAAGFQPHIRLEAHSPTSIRGLVSAGLGVALLARSTTESPGPPIAVYRTPALPPHPPIGLIHHRDHRLPRRASLPTAPGRPFDHHPDVDS from the coding sequence ATGACGGCATCGTCGGACACCCTCGACGACGAGGGAAGAACGCACCTTGCCGTCCCTTGGTTCCTCCGCCGTAACCGGTACGGACCAGGACGTCCTGCTCTCGGCGGCGGATACCCGATCCGCGTCAGCGGGATACGGACGTGCGGGTCGAGCCTTGCGCCGCGAAAGCCTGTCGATCGCCTGCGCGACGAGCCGTTCGTCTGCCTGCCCGGCCGTAGCGGTATGCGCGGGCTACTGGATTCCGCGCCTGCCGCCGCAGGCTTCCAGCCGCACATCCGTCTGGAGGCCCACAGTCCCACCAGCATCCGGGGACTGGTCAGCGCCGGACTCGGTGTCGCGCTGCTCGCGCGTTCCACTACCGAGAGCCCCGGGCCGCCGATCGCCGTCTACCGCACTCCCGCACTCCCGCCCCATCCGCCCATCGGCCTGATCCACCACCGAGACCACCGGCTCCCCCGCCGCGCAAGCCTGCCGACGGCTCCTGGCAGACCGTTCGACCATCACCCGGACGTCGACAGCTGA
- a CDS encoding dihydrofolate reductase family protein, with amino-acid sequence MTAIYTWDVFSTLDGYGTYTEGADWGGYWSKQGPELLEHRAALFDTEQRMVFGATTFRETAQIMSSGIDPNTLDEWNVRTMHTPATVLSSTLQDTLGWPNATIVSGDAVEIVTQLKQESDVPLRSQASLSLNRALMAAGLVDRLQVTIFPVISGRTGASPILGGAGDFDLELLESRTLDGHTQELVYRPTPR; translated from the coding sequence ATGACCGCGATCTACACCTGGGACGTCTTCTCCACCCTCGACGGCTACGGCACCTACACCGAAGGTGCCGACTGGGGCGGCTACTGGAGCAAGCAGGGCCCCGAGCTGCTCGAGCACCGCGCCGCCCTCTTCGACACCGAGCAGCGGATGGTCTTCGGCGCCACGACCTTCCGAGAGACCGCCCAGATCATGTCCTCCGGCATCGATCCCAACACGCTCGACGAGTGGAACGTCCGGACCATGCACACGCCAGCGACGGTGCTCTCCTCCACCTTGCAGGACACCCTCGGCTGGCCGAACGCCACCATCGTCAGCGGTGACGCGGTGGAGATCGTCACGCAGCTCAAGCAGGAGTCGGACGTGCCGCTGCGCTCGCAGGCCAGCTTGAGCCTGAACCGGGCACTGATGGCCGCCGGCCTGGTCGACCGTCTACAGGTCACGATCTTCCCGGTCATCTCCGGACGGACCGGAGCCAGCCCGATCCTCGGAGGCGCGGGCGACTTCGACCTCGAACTACTGGAGAGCCGGACGCTCGACGGCCACACCCAGGAACTCGTCTACCGCCCCACCCCGCGCTGA
- a CDS encoding SRPBCC family protein, whose translation MKYTVSIEIALPRERVAQLLADPAHLPKWLRGLVLHEPISGAHGQLGTTSRVVFQTGKQKMECIETITRREPVDLHGIPRETVVRFDREIVGEGMWSAVRDRLTEAGPETTLWQSENEYRFSGVMMRLVGLLMPGAFRKQSRQHLQDFKAFAEQGQDVRDAKA comes from the coding sequence ATGAAGTACACCGTCTCGATCGAGATCGCCCTGCCGCGGGAGAGAGTGGCGCAGCTGCTGGCAGATCCAGCACATCTGCCGAAGTGGCTGCGGGGCTTGGTGCTGCACGAGCCGATCAGCGGCGCGCACGGACAGCTCGGCACCACGTCGCGAGTGGTGTTTCAGACGGGCAAGCAGAAGATGGAGTGCATCGAGACGATCACCCGCCGGGAACCGGTGGACCTGCACGGGATTCCACGGGAGACCGTCGTTCGATTCGACCGCGAGATCGTCGGCGAGGGCATGTGGAGCGCCGTGCGCGACCGGCTGACCGAAGCCGGTCCGGAGACGACGCTCTGGCAGAGCGAGAACGAGTACCGGTTCAGCGGTGTGATGATGCGGCTGGTGGGGCTGTTGATGCCCGGCGCCTTTCGCAAGCAGTCGCGGCAGCACCTGCAGGACTTCAAAGCATTCGCCGAGCAGGGACAAGACGTCCGCGACGCAAAGGCCTGA
- a CDS encoding DEAD/DEAH box helicase: MARPGQRRTGARRTAPRNQRGRHRGDVIALLAGTAREVEAAAQHGRVTPAVRTKFHAVALLLREERARLRTEAAGSESHRAEQLKRLDGIAQILATTAVRDVELMALLDEDAVVADAVRSLKREMLISAGVEPAPEEAPPPAETPAAPERRVVPQSVATRQLATPFLAPDYSAFAQRSTARPRRLASWELLGPLLSSFERAGSGDSACMTLPAPSKRYPKLMAHQAQLVAAAAAGHRTFLLADEPGLGKTAQALLAAEAAGAYPLLAVVPNVVKTNWAREANLWTPHRPATVVQGNGDTVDGYADIVVVNYEVLDRHVGWLGDFGFRGMVVDEAHFIKNKTSQRSQHVLELAERIRSRTAEPLLMALTGTPLINDIDDFRAIWQFLGWIDETKPLGELMQALEETDLTPADPGFYPAARRCVIDRGIVRRRKVDVAADIPDRRIADLPVELDGSAGRSIRAAERNLARRLVTQYKRSASPGDGIDHELVRRIAKAELKDATKSSGENVFSMMRRIGQAKAGPAADYAAQLARSAGKVIFFAKHVDVMDGAEEIFAKQGVRFSSIRGDQTPKVRQRNIDAFVNDPEVAIAVCSLTAAGVGLNLQVASNVVLAELSWTDAEQTQAIDRSHRIGQTEPVTAWRIIAAQTIDARIAELIDTKAGLAARALDGSDEQIVPSADVQLEALVALLTEALGQ; encoded by the coding sequence ATGGCTCGACCAGGCCAGCGCCGAACGGGTGCTCGCCGTACCGCCCCGCGCAACCAGCGAGGCCGCCATCGCGGCGACGTCATCGCGCTGCTCGCCGGCACCGCCCGCGAAGTCGAGGCGGCCGCCCAGCACGGACGCGTGACGCCCGCCGTCCGCACGAAGTTCCACGCCGTCGCCCTTCTGCTGAGGGAAGAGCGCGCCCGCCTCCGCACGGAAGCGGCCGGTTCCGAAAGTCACCGCGCCGAGCAGCTCAAGCGCCTGGACGGGATCGCGCAGATCCTCGCGACGACCGCGGTCCGCGACGTCGAGTTGATGGCGTTGCTCGACGAGGACGCCGTGGTCGCCGACGCGGTCCGGTCGCTCAAGCGCGAGATGCTCATCTCCGCCGGCGTCGAGCCGGCACCCGAGGAAGCGCCGCCGCCCGCCGAGACCCCGGCCGCCCCCGAGCGCCGAGTAGTGCCGCAGTCGGTCGCCACCCGGCAGCTGGCCACTCCGTTCCTGGCCCCGGACTACTCCGCCTTCGCGCAGCGCTCCACCGCCCGTCCGCGCCGCCTGGCCAGCTGGGAGCTGCTCGGTCCGCTGCTCAGCTCGTTCGAGCGCGCCGGGAGCGGCGATTCCGCGTGCATGACTCTGCCGGCTCCGTCCAAGCGGTACCCGAAGCTCATGGCGCACCAGGCACAGCTGGTCGCCGCGGCCGCCGCCGGTCACCGGACTTTCCTGCTCGCTGACGAACCCGGCCTGGGCAAGACGGCCCAGGCGCTGCTCGCTGCGGAGGCGGCAGGCGCATATCCGCTGCTCGCGGTCGTGCCGAACGTCGTCAAGACGAACTGGGCCCGTGAAGCGAACCTCTGGACGCCCCACCGCCCCGCCACCGTCGTGCAGGGCAACGGCGACACCGTCGACGGTTACGCCGACATCGTCGTCGTCAACTACGAGGTGCTCGACCGCCACGTGGGCTGGCTCGGCGACTTCGGTTTCCGCGGGATGGTCGTCGACGAGGCCCACTTCATCAAGAACAAGACCTCGCAGCGCTCGCAGCACGTCCTCGAGCTCGCCGAGCGCATTCGGTCGCGTACCGCGGAGCCGCTGTTGATGGCCCTGACCGGTACCCCGCTGATCAACGACATCGACGACTTCCGGGCGATCTGGCAGTTCCTCGGTTGGATCGACGAGACGAAGCCGCTCGGCGAGCTGATGCAGGCGCTGGAGGAGACCGATCTGACCCCCGCGGACCCGGGCTTCTACCCCGCGGCCCGCCGGTGCGTCATCGACCGTGGCATCGTCCGGCGCCGCAAGGTTGACGTCGCCGCCGACATCCCCGACCGCCGCATCGCCGACCTGCCCGTCGAGCTCGACGGTTCGGCCGGCCGGTCGATCCGCGCGGCCGAGCGGAACCTGGCTCGCCGCCTGGTCACGCAGTACAAGCGGAGCGCGTCGCCCGGGGACGGCATCGACCACGAGCTCGTGCGTCGGATCGCCAAGGCCGAGCTCAAGGACGCCACGAAGTCGTCCGGCGAGAACGTGTTCAGCATGATGCGGCGCATCGGGCAGGCGAAGGCCGGCCCCGCCGCCGATTACGCTGCCCAGTTGGCCCGCAGCGCCGGCAAGGTCATCTTCTTCGCCAAGCACGTCGACGTGATGGACGGGGCCGAGGAGATCTTCGCCAAGCAGGGCGTGCGGTTCTCGTCGATCCGCGGCGATCAGACCCCCAAGGTGCGGCAGCGCAACATCGACGCGTTCGTGAACGACCCCGAGGTCGCGATCGCGGTGTGCTCGTTGACGGCGGCCGGGGTGGGGCTCAACCTGCAGGTCGCGTCGAACGTCGTGCTCGCGGAGCTGTCCTGGACCGACGCGGAGCAGACCCAGGCCATCGACCGCAGTCACCGCATCGGCCAGACGGAGCCGGTCACCGCGTGGCGCATCATCGCGGCGCAGACCATCGACGCGCGGATCGCCGAGCTGATCGACACCAAGGCGGGGCTCGCCGCCCGCGCGCTGGACGGGTCGGACGAGCAGATCGTCCCCTCGGCTGACGTGCAACTGGAGGCGCTGGTCGCACTGCTGACGGAGGCGCTGGGGCAGTAG
- a CDS encoding pyridoxamine 5'-phosphate oxidase family protein, giving the protein MTTTAPAFAAIEEQFDAYLGDIKYATMTTVDAKGRPRTRILIAVWEKVDGQPLGWLATYRTPVKAAHLAHNPHTTFSYWSPRQNVVAIDAVAEWVDDPAVKDHVWQLYERTSPTGVGYPLGKFWKSPLDPKLHVLRLTPWRVQTIRGTDLRSTIWRPGKD; this is encoded by the coding sequence ATGACCACCACTGCGCCGGCCTTCGCCGCGATCGAGGAGCAGTTCGACGCCTACCTCGGCGACATCAAGTACGCCACGATGACCACGGTCGACGCCAAGGGCCGGCCCCGGACCCGGATTCTGATCGCCGTCTGGGAGAAGGTCGACGGGCAGCCGCTGGGGTGGCTGGCGACGTACCGCACACCGGTGAAGGCGGCCCACCTGGCCCACAACCCGCACACCACGTTCTCGTACTGGAGCCCTCGGCAGAACGTCGTGGCCATCGATGCCGTCGCCGAGTGGGTCGACGACCCCGCGGTCAAGGACCACGTCTGGCAGTTGTACGAGCGGACCAGCCCGACCGGCGTCGGCTACCCGCTCGGCAAGTTCTGGAAGAGTCCGCTCGACCCGAAGCTGCACGTGCTGCGGCTGACACCCTGGCGCGTCCAAACCATTCGCGGCACGGATCTGCGCAGCACCATCTGGCGCCCCGGTAAGGACTGA
- a CDS encoding class I SAM-dependent methyltransferase, with protein sequence MSVQDRISDLPDLVKRWDAQQAAYIAGREQRFTAMLDVVELTVGGDRTIVDLGCGPGSLTRRLLDRFPDTRVVAVDYDPVLLALARATLTEYGSRVTVLDTDLRDAGWASFAGEVSAMVSTTALHWLAPDQLIRLYAQIRDRLSPSGVLLDGDHFRFGDRDPALRTIAADHDDLTQRAAFAAGAEDWASWWDAASAHPLLQPHVAERDRRYGRRTSTPETTVDFRLAALRQAGFGAVGTVWQLLDDYVVWAQK encoded by the coding sequence ATGAGCGTCCAGGACCGCATCTCCGACCTGCCCGACCTCGTGAAGCGCTGGGACGCCCAGCAGGCCGCCTACATCGCCGGCCGGGAGCAACGTTTCACCGCGATGCTCGACGTCGTCGAGCTCACCGTCGGCGGCGACCGCACGATCGTCGACCTCGGCTGCGGACCTGGATCCCTGACCCGCCGCCTCCTCGACCGCTTCCCGGACACACGCGTCGTGGCCGTCGACTACGACCCAGTCCTGCTCGCCCTCGCCCGCGCGACCCTCACCGAGTACGGGTCCCGGGTCACCGTCCTCGACACCGACCTGCGCGACGCAGGCTGGGCCTCCTTCGCCGGCGAGGTCTCGGCGATGGTCTCCACGACCGCGCTGCACTGGCTCGCCCCCGATCAGCTCATCCGGCTCTATGCGCAAATCCGCGACCGGCTCAGCCCCAGCGGGGTACTGCTCGACGGCGACCACTTCCGCTTCGGCGATCGTGATCCCGCGCTGCGCACGATCGCCGCCGACCACGACGACCTCACTCAGCGGGCTGCGTTCGCCGCGGGTGCCGAGGACTGGGCGAGCTGGTGGGACGCCGCATCGGCACATCCGCTGCTGCAGCCGCACGTCGCCGAGCGAGACCGCCGCTACGGGCGGCGCACCTCGACGCCGGAGACCACCGTGGATTTCCGGCTCGCCGCACTGCGTCAAGCCGGGTTCGGGGCCGTCGGCACGGTCTGGCAACTGCTCGACGACTACGTCGTCTGGGCACAGAAGTAG